A single genomic interval of Magnetospirillum sp. 15-1 harbors:
- a CDS encoding lysophospholipid acyltransferase family protein, with protein MRRRLELLWRSFGTGLFLAIIGVGGSLMAMTVFPLTALLTRDRERRRRRIQWVLHMSFRLYCRAIHLMKVADVRVEGAERLKDLRGAMIVANHPSLLDVVMIMAAVPNVQCVVKGALWKNPFFRLTVEGAGYIRNDLEPEDLVRSCIETLRAGNNLIVFPEGTRTVRGQPMKLHRGFANIALLAEADLQMIRISVEPPLLHKGNPWWRVPEKRTEFHMKVCDRLDIKQFMGYRFRSQSSRRLVGFIEEFYLENSNHGCTGTGAETPDRFGAEAGGLVA; from the coding sequence ATGCGGCGTAGGCTCGAACTGCTCTGGCGATCCTTCGGCACCGGCCTGTTCCTGGCGATCATCGGCGTGGGCGGCAGCCTGATGGCCATGACGGTCTTTCCGCTGACCGCCCTGCTGACCCGTGACCGCGAGCGGCGGCGGCGGCGCATCCAGTGGGTGCTGCACATGAGCTTCAGGCTCTATTGCCGTGCCATCCACCTGATGAAGGTGGCCGACGTGCGGGTCGAGGGGGCGGAACGGCTGAAGGATCTGAGGGGCGCCATGATCGTCGCCAACCACCCTTCGCTGCTGGACGTGGTGATGATCATGGCGGCGGTGCCCAACGTCCAGTGCGTGGTCAAGGGCGCGTTGTGGAAGAATCCGTTCTTCCGCCTGACCGTCGAGGGCGCCGGCTATATCCGCAACGACCTGGAGCCCGAGGATCTGGTGCGTTCATGCATCGAGACGCTGCGGGCCGGCAACAACCTGATCGTCTTCCCCGAGGGCACCCGCACGGTGCGCGGGCAGCCCATGAAACTGCACCGGGGTTTCGCCAACATCGCCCTGCTGGCCGAGGCCGATCTGCAGATGATCCGCATCTCGGTCGAACCGCCGCTTCTCCACAAGGGCAACCCATGGTGGCGGGTGCCGGAAAAGAGAACAGAATTTCACATGAAGGTTTGCGACCGCCTGGACATAAAGCAGTTCATGGGATATCGCTTCCGGTCGCAATCATCCCGTCGCCTTGTCGGCTTTATTGAAGAATTCTACTTGGAAAATTCCAATCATGGATGCACTGGAACTGGAGCTGAAACACCTGATCGTTTCGGCGCTGAAGCTGGAGGACTTGTCGCCTGA
- a CDS encoding phosphopantetheine-binding protein: MDALELELKHLIVSALKLEDLSPEDIGSDEPLFGDSGLGLDSIDALELGVAIRKAYGIKIETVSDEVKRHFANIRNLAQFISANNEVKA, encoded by the coding sequence ATGGATGCACTGGAACTGGAGCTGAAACACCTGATCGTTTCGGCGCTGAAGCTGGAGGACTTGTCGCCTGAGGATATCGGCTCGGACGAGCCGTTGTTCGGCGATAGCGGATTGGGCCTCGATTCCATCGATGCCCTGGAACTGGGGGTCGCCATCCGCAAGGCCTACGGCATCAAGATCGAGACGGTATCCGACGAAGTGAAGCGCCACTTCGCCAATATCCGCAATCTGGCCCAGTTCATCAGCGCCAACAACGAGGTGAAAGCGTGA
- a CDS encoding acyl carrier protein, with amino-acid sequence MTREEIFATLSEYLQEMFEVAADKVTPDARLFEDLDLDSIDAVDLVVRLQDLTGRKIKPDQFKTVRTVSDVVDRVHDLLAE; translated from the coding sequence GTGACCCGCGAGGAGATTTTCGCCACCCTGTCCGAATATCTCCAGGAGATGTTCGAGGTTGCCGCCGACAAGGTGACGCCGGACGCCCGGCTGTTCGAGGATCTGGACCTGGACAGCATCGACGCGGTCGATCTGGTGGTGCGGCTGCAGGACCTGACCGGCCGCAAGATCAAGCCGGACCAGTTCAAGACGGTGCGCACGGTTTCCGACGTGGTCGACCGCGTCCATGACCTCCTCGCCGAGTAG
- a CDS encoding AMP-binding protein yields MIRLEHLSPAAFAPDHVVAFRRGETLRWQRFCAEIGGTARQLAGCRRVAVIGDDSWDFAVGLLGALSAGAAVILPVNTQPATLAALAGQVERVVDASFVPGAAEWKPALSAEGSRLIFHTSGSTGAAKRVERGLGNLSAELEALHALWGEYLAGAVALATVPHHHVYGLVFKLLWPLAAGRPFLAGRHDLWETLLAEMPEGALLVTSPAHLTRLGGLEPLLPGRRPRMVLSAGAPLPEAAAGDAACVLGVPVTEIYGSTETGAMATRRRDGAGEPSWHPLPGYGIAPTAEGLLRLDAPVGRLDIADHMETMADGGFRLMGRADRVAKVEGKRISLDEVERALEALPQVERAAVLVLDGRLAAVLVLGGEGREALGALGRFRFGRRLRRQLAAGLEPICLPRRWRFVEALPMGDMGKCRAADLAELFAAPDRLPAVLGRRETGEGAVALDLKIGTGLPWFQGHFPGHPILPGVVQLDWAAHFARTELGLSLPAAQEFQIKFKAVIRPGHHVALALRHDAAKGRLAFEYRRGDDVCSSGTVYL; encoded by the coding sequence GTGATCCGTCTCGAGCATCTGTCGCCCGCCGCCTTTGCGCCCGATCACGTGGTGGCTTTCCGCCGGGGCGAGACCTTGCGCTGGCAACGCTTCTGCGCCGAGATCGGCGGGACGGCGCGGCAATTGGCCGGTTGCCGCCGGGTGGCGGTGATCGGCGACGATTCCTGGGATTTCGCCGTGGGGCTGCTGGGGGCGCTGAGCGCCGGGGCGGCGGTGATTCTGCCGGTCAACACCCAGCCCGCCACCCTGGCGGCCCTGGCCGGGCAGGTGGAGCGGGTGGTGGACGCGTCCTTCGTCCCCGGCGCGGCGGAGTGGAAGCCCGCTCTGTCGGCCGAGGGTTCGCGGCTGATCTTCCATACGTCGGGCTCCACCGGCGCCGCCAAGCGGGTCGAGCGTGGCCTGGGGAACCTGAGCGCCGAACTGGAAGCCCTGCATGCCCTGTGGGGGGAGTATCTGGCCGGGGCGGTGGCTCTCGCCACCGTGCCCCATCACCATGTCTATGGTCTTGTGTTCAAGCTGCTGTGGCCGCTGGCGGCGGGACGGCCGTTCCTGGCCGGGCGGCATGATCTGTGGGAAACGCTGCTGGCCGAGATGCCGGAAGGCGCCCTGCTGGTCACCTCGCCCGCCCATCTGACCCGGCTGGGCGGGCTGGAGCCTCTGCTCCCCGGCCGCCGGCCGCGCATGGTGCTGTCGGCCGGCGCACCGCTGCCCGAGGCGGCGGCCGGCGATGCCGCCTGTGTGCTGGGCGTTCCGGTGACCGAAATCTACGGCAGTACCGAGACGGGGGCCATGGCGACGCGGCGGCGCGACGGAGCGGGAGAGCCGTCCTGGCATCCCTTGCCCGGCTATGGCATCGCGCCGACCGCCGAGGGCCTGTTGCGCCTGGACGCTCCGGTGGGGCGGCTGGACATCGCCGACCATATGGAGACCATGGCGGATGGCGGTTTCCGCCTGATGGGCCGGGCCGACCGCGTGGCCAAGGTCGAGGGCAAGCGCATCAGCCTGGACGAGGTGGAGCGGGCGCTGGAGGCCCTGCCCCAGGTGGAGCGCGCCGCCGTGCTGGTACTGGATGGCCGGCTGGCCGCCGTGCTGGTGCTGGGCGGGGAGGGGCGGGAGGCCCTGGGCGCCCTGGGGCGGTTCCGCTTCGGGCGCCGGTTGCGGCGCCAATTGGCCGCCGGGCTGGAGCCGATCTGTTTGCCGCGCCGCTGGCGCTTCGTCGAGGCTTTGCCGATGGGCGACATGGGCAAGTGCCGCGCCGCCGATCTGGCCGAACTGTTCGCCGCCCCGGACCGGCTGCCCGCCGTCCTGGGGCGCCGGGAAACCGGAGAGGGAGCGGTGGCGCTCGATCTGAAAATCGGCACCGGCCTGCCGTGGTTCCAGGGCCATTTCCCCGGCCACCCCATCCTGCCGGGAGTGGTCCAGCTGGATTGGGCCGCCCATTTCGCCCGTACCGAGCTGGGCCTGTCCCTGCCGGCCGCCCAGGAGTTCCAGATCAAGTTCAAGGCGGTGATCCGTCCCGGCCACCATGTGGCCCTGGCGCTTCGCCACGATGCCGCCAAGGGCCGGCTGGCCTTCGAATACCGGCGGGGTGACGATGTCTGCTCGTCGGGAACGGTGTACCTGTGA
- a CDS encoding glycosyltransferase family 2 protein, with amino-acid sequence MKVCAIVPSHNHWTALPGVVGRLRDFGLPVFIVDDGSAEPARSAIAALHAPGDGVTVARRPANGGKGAAVLDGFRLAAAAGFSHAVQVDADGQHDLAALPRLLAAAEAQPGAVVSGKPLYDASIPPGRRIGRWITHLWVFVETLSFRIGDSMCGFRVYPLEPCLALAGSETIGRGMDFDTEIMVRLFWRGVPPVMVPVRVTYPEGNTSNFRMLADNVRISRMHTRLVLNLLWRLPEILRHRPPGGGRHWAQLAERGGAWGLAFVAGAYRLLGRRGCAWVMTPIVLYFFLTGTEQRRASRAYLGRVLNRPPTLAEGFRHFMDFAGRALDAFAAWSRAIPPRMLEADGFVARAAADPRGALLVVSHHGNAELSHALMDPALRRRLTVLVHTRHAENYNRLLEAHRGEAAARMLQVTEIGPDTAILLRERIEAGEWIAMAGDRVPVLSRGRVCRAPFLGEAAEFSQGPWLLAALLDCPVYLLFCRRKDDGGWTLALEPFADRVDLPRGRRRDAITEHVRRYASRLERECRAAPFQWYNFFDFWPPELGDKGEKAR; translated from the coding sequence ATGAAGGTCTGCGCCATCGTTCCCAGCCACAACCACTGGACCGCCCTGCCCGGCGTGGTCGGGCGGCTGCGGGATTTCGGCCTGCCGGTCTTCATCGTCGACGACGGCAGCGCCGAGCCGGCGCGATCGGCCATCGCCGCCTTGCATGCCCCCGGCGACGGCGTGACCGTCGCCCGCCGCCCGGCCAACGGCGGCAAGGGGGCGGCCGTGCTGGACGGCTTTCGCCTCGCGGCGGCGGCGGGGTTCAGCCATGCGGTGCAGGTGGACGCCGACGGCCAGCACGATCTCGCCGCCCTGCCGCGCCTGCTGGCGGCGGCCGAGGCCCAGCCGGGAGCGGTGGTGAGCGGCAAGCCCCTCTATGACGCCAGCATTCCCCCGGGGCGTAGGATCGGCCGTTGGATCACCCATCTCTGGGTCTTCGTCGAGACCCTGAGCTTTCGCATCGGCGACAGCATGTGCGGCTTTCGCGTCTATCCCCTGGAGCCCTGTCTGGCCCTGGCCGGGTCCGAGACCATCGGGCGCGGCATGGATTTCGACACCGAGATCATGGTGCGGCTGTTCTGGCGTGGTGTTCCTCCGGTTATGGTGCCGGTGCGGGTGACCTATCCCGAGGGCAATACCTCCAATTTCCGCATGCTGGCCGACAATGTCCGCATCAGCCGTATGCACACCCGTCTGGTGCTGAACCTGCTGTGGCGGTTGCCCGAAATTCTGCGCCACCGGCCGCCGGGCGGCGGGCGGCATTGGGCGCAACTGGCCGAGCGCGGCGGCGCCTGGGGACTGGCCTTCGTCGCCGGGGCCTACCGCCTGCTGGGGCGGCGCGGCTGCGCCTGGGTGATGACTCCCATCGTGCTCTATTTCTTCCTGACCGGAACCGAGCAGCGCCGGGCGTCGCGGGCCTATCTCGGCCGGGTGCTGAACCGTCCGCCGACCCTGGCCGAGGGCTTTCGCCATTTCATGGATTTCGCCGGCCGCGCCCTGGATGCCTTCGCCGCCTGGAGCCGGGCCATTCCGCCCCGGATGCTGGAGGCCGACGGTTTCGTCGCCCGGGCCGCCGCCGATCCGCGCGGCGCCCTGCTGGTGGTCAGCCACCACGGCAACGCCGAGCTATCCCATGCCCTGATGGACCCGGCCCTGCGGCGGCGGCTGACCGTGCTGGTCCATACCCGCCACGCCGAGAACTACAACCGTCTGCTGGAGGCCCATCGCGGCGAGGCGGCGGCCCGCATGCTTCAGGTCACCGAGATCGGTCCCGACACCGCCATCTTGCTGCGCGAGCGCATCGAGGCGGGCGAGTGGATCGCCATGGCGGGCGACCGGGTGCCGGTCCTGTCCCGGGGCCGGGTGTGCCGGGCGCCCTTCCTGGGCGAGGCGGCGGAGTTCTCGCAAGGCCCGTGGCTGCTGGCCGCCCTGCTGGACTGTCCCGTTTATCTGCTGTTCTGCCGTCGCAAGGACGATGGCGGCTGGACTTTGGCCCTGGAGCCCTTCGCCGACCGTGTCGATCTGCCGCGCGGCCGGCGCCGGGACGCCATCACCGAACACGTCCGGCGCTATGCGTCCCGCCTGGAGCGGGAATGCCGGGCGGCACCCTTCCAGTGGTACAACTTCTTTGATTTCTGGCCCCCGGAACTTGGGGACAAGGGGGAGAAAGCCCGATGA